The following coding sequences lie in one Cotesia glomerata isolate CgM1 linkage group LG5, MPM_Cglom_v2.3, whole genome shotgun sequence genomic window:
- the LOC123265958 gene encoding uncharacterized protein LOC123265958 isoform X2 produces the protein MIFKSYLLLISYFVLQNLATGMNLHDLSSIEIFISNVRERAWSYYQVENAIIKGDEKEDILKVIFYDLRKILTEFNNMSADSRNVLSSGGLVSFISTLEKFDRKNGSFLSSKLSDKLTKIFNISETINSYVEPLLQLGTNNISDIEDVLKFCPTDANAGQNDQFKYEKQIILKEYREFVEKLTTEIKDDKRFNVCGQTPSLNQAVFNYYHQVVATYLKEYVMLYYTDIIDARCFNLKSGPLLMIRHNESLSELTDSIKLTKVLLNRTNHYMHRCDADHHKISYNQDSYLELNMIQSIIIEEKDMSTDGYCSHNCDLNNIKTTINHRDCHEFRDCHYIGSTIDYCEPNKGTAYPRFNWFKSGDVTYGDDHLQCNGSLKRVSSYFNLLRRGSCDYCVCSCVKESDDDSAVAAISFREQITDIHANEVVVGVRFVKKGSLIHVQIKEGQLKPYGIRKTSWKPLETFIRYGKCRRFSVMNSNSVMRQMTKGVDYGEAKFVSFDDMIAPEGFVVTGVRFGVSRNRFNKARDMVDTIQLEIRVSPYDYVKGVVYEDLTHWVIPDQSIWRQEFILINPDNPTKSTVNYVDSTPIKFVRLQASDLLKDAGQSTVPFFDAQDVEGKPEFPLGGVGLVHRGREGYGGFLAFKIYDLNLSKYFH, from the exons atgatttttaaaagttatttgttGTTAATATCATATTTTGTTCTGCAAAATCTCGCGACTGGGATGAATTTGCATGATTTAAGTAGCATAGAAATATTCATTAGTAATGTTCGTGAAAGAGCGTGGTCATATTATCAAGTGGAAAATGCGATAATCAAGGGCGATGAGAAGGAGGATATTTTGAAAGTGATATTCTATGATTTGAGAAAAATATTGACAGAGTTTAACAATATGTCTGCTGATTCGCGAAATGTATTATCATCGGGCGGTTTAGTTTCTTTTATTTCTACTTTGGAGAAATTTGACCGTAAGAATGGttcttttttgagctctaagcTGTCTGATAAATTGACGAAGATATTCAATATAAGTGAAACAATAAATTCATACGTCGAGCCACTGTTACAATTGGGGACCAATAATATTTCTGATATTGAAGATGTGCTTAAATTCTGTCCAACTGATGCAAACGCTGGACAAAACGATCAATTCAAATATGAAAAGCAGATCATTCTCAAGGAATACAGAGAATTTGTTGAGAAACTGACGACAGAGATCAAG GATGATAAGCGGTTCAATGTTTGTGGACAAACACCATCATTGAACCAAGCAGTTTTCAATTACTATCATCAAGTTGTTGCCACGTATCTCAAAGAGTATGTAATGCTCTACTACACTGATATTATCGATGCACGGTGCTTCAATT TGAAATCTGGTCCATTGTTAATGATACGTCATAACGAATCTCTCAGCGAGTTAACAGATAGTATCAAACTGACAAAAGTCCTGCTTAATAGAACCAACCACTACATGCATAGATGTGATGCAGATCACCATAAAATCAGtt ataaccAAGATTCGTATCTCGAATTAAATATGATTCAATCAATTATAATAGAGGAAAAAGATATGTCTACTGACGGATATTGTTCACACAATTGCgatttgaataatataaaaacaacaataaatcATCGAGATTGTCATGAATTTCGTGATTGTCATTATATTGGTAGCACAATCGATTACTGTGAACCCAATAAAGGAACAGCTTATCCGCGGTTTAACTGGTTCAAAAGTGGGGATGTCACTTATGGTGATGATCATCTTCAATGCAATGGCAGCCTAAAAAGAGTGTCCAGCTACTTCAATTTGTTGAGGCGTGGTAGTTGCGATTATTGCGTTTGCTCATGTGTCAAAGAATCAGACGACGATTCTGCAGTTGCAGCGATCAGTTTCAGGGAACAGATTACTGATATTCATGCCAAtga AGTTGTTGTGGGTGTGAGATTCGTTAAGAAGGGCAGCTTGATCCATGTTCAGATCAAAGAAGGCCAATTAAAACCTTATGGAATTCGTAAAACTTCTTGGAAACCCCTGGAAACATTCATACGATATGGAAAATGCAGAAGATTCTCTGTTATGAACAGCAATTCAGTCATGCGCCAGATGACTAAAGGAGTAGATTACGGAGAAGCCAAGTTTGTAAGCTTTGACGACATGATTGCACCCGAAGGATTTGTTGTTACGGGTGTCAGGTTTGGAGTTTCACGGAATCGGTTCAATAAAGCGCGAGACATGGTAGATACGATTCAATTGGAAATTCGTGTCTCACCTTATGATTACGTCAAAGGAGTAGTCTATGAAGACTTAACTCATTGGGTTATTCCAGATCAATCTATCTGGAG GCAGGAATTCATTCTGATAAATCCTGATAATCCAACAAAATCAACTGTAAATTATGTAGACTCAACTCCGATCAAATTTGTTAGACTTCAAGCTTCAGATTTGTTGAAAGACGCCGGGCAATCTACGGTGCCGTTTTTTGATGCTCAAGATGTTGAGGGCAAACCTGAGTTTCCTTTAGGAGGAGTCGGGCTTGTTCATCGTGGTCGCGAAGGTTATGGAGGATTTTTGGCATTCAAAATTTACGATCTTAATCTTTCGAAATACTTCCATTGA
- the LOC123265958 gene encoding uncharacterized protein LOC123265958 isoform X1, producing MSVDSRKVLSSGDLVAFISILERLHRQKGSSLNPKLSNKLKNISNISEAINSYVETLLKLGVDNISDDQNVLQFCPTDANTGHDVQFEYEKQIILKEYTEFVKYLTTEINDDKRFNVCGQTPSLNQAVFNYYHQVVATYLKEYVMLYYTDIIDARCFNLKSGPLLMIRHNESLSELTDSIKLTKVLLNRTNHYMHRCDADHHKISYNQDSYLELNMIQSIIIEEKDMSTDGYCSHNCDLNNIKTTINHRDCHEFRDCHYIGSTIDYCEPNKGTAYPRFNWFKSGDVTYGDDHLQCNGSLKRVSSYFNLLRRGSCDYCVCSCVKESDDDSAVAAISFREQITDIHANEVVVGVRFVKKGSLIHVQIKEGQLKPYGIRKTSWKPLETFIRYGKCRRFSVMNSNSVMRQMTKGVDYGEAKFVSFDDMIAPEGFVVTGVRFGVSRNRFNKARDMVDTIQLEIRVSPYDYVKGVVYEDLTHWVIPDQSIWRQEFILINPDNPTKSTVNYVDSTPIKFVRLQASDLLKDAGQSTVPFFDAQDVEGKPEFPLGGVGLVHRGREGYGGFLAFKIYDLNLSKYFH from the exons ATGTCTGTTGATTCACGGAAAGTATTATCATCAGGCGATTTAGTTGCTTTTATTTCCATTTTGGAAAGACTTCATCGCCAAAAAGGTTCTTCTCTGAATCCCAAACTgtctaataaattgaaaaatatatccaaTATAAGTGAAGCAATAAATTCATACGTCGAGACACTGCTAAAATTGGGGGTGGATAATATTTCTGATGATCAAAATGTGCTTCAATTTTGTCCAACTGATGCAAATACTGGGCATGATGTTCAATTCGAATATGAGAAGCAGATCATTCTCAAGGAATACACGGAATTCGTTAAGTATCTGACAACAGAGATCAAC GATGATAAGCGGTTCAATGTTTGTGGACAAACACCATCATTGAACCAAGCAGTTTTCAATTACTATCATCAAGTTGTTGCCACGTATCTCAAAGAGTATGTAATGCTCTACTACACTGATATTATCGATGCACGGTGCTTCAATT TGAAATCTGGTCCATTGTTAATGATACGTCATAACGAATCTCTCAGCGAGTTAACAGATAGTATCAAACTGACAAAAGTCCTGCTTAATAGAACCAACCACTACATGCATAGATGTGATGCAGATCACCATAAAATCAGtt ataaccAAGATTCGTATCTCGAATTAAATATGATTCAATCAATTATAATAGAGGAAAAAGATATGTCTACTGACGGATATTGTTCACACAATTGCgatttgaataatataaaaacaacaataaatcATCGAGATTGTCATGAATTTCGTGATTGTCATTATATTGGTAGCACAATCGATTACTGTGAACCCAATAAAGGAACAGCTTATCCGCGGTTTAACTGGTTCAAAAGTGGGGATGTCACTTATGGTGATGATCATCTTCAATGCAATGGCAGCCTAAAAAGAGTGTCCAGCTACTTCAATTTGTTGAGGCGTGGTAGTTGCGATTATTGCGTTTGCTCATGTGTCAAAGAATCAGACGACGATTCTGCAGTTGCAGCGATCAGTTTCAGGGAACAGATTACTGATATTCATGCCAAtga AGTTGTTGTGGGTGTGAGATTCGTTAAGAAGGGCAGCTTGATCCATGTTCAGATCAAAGAAGGCCAATTAAAACCTTATGGAATTCGTAAAACTTCTTGGAAACCCCTGGAAACATTCATACGATATGGAAAATGCAGAAGATTCTCTGTTATGAACAGCAATTCAGTCATGCGCCAGATGACTAAAGGAGTAGATTACGGAGAAGCCAAGTTTGTAAGCTTTGACGACATGATTGCACCCGAAGGATTTGTTGTTACGGGTGTCAGGTTTGGAGTTTCACGGAATCGGTTCAATAAAGCGCGAGACATGGTAGATACGATTCAATTGGAAATTCGTGTCTCACCTTATGATTACGTCAAAGGAGTAGTCTATGAAGACTTAACTCATTGGGTTATTCCAGATCAATCTATCTGGAG GCAGGAATTCATTCTGATAAATCCTGATAATCCAACAAAATCAACTGTAAATTATGTAGACTCAACTCCGATCAAATTTGTTAGACTTCAAGCTTCAGATTTGTTGAAAGACGCCGGGCAATCTACGGTGCCGTTTTTTGATGCTCAAGATGTTGAGGGCAAACCTGAGTTTCCTTTAGGAGGAGTCGGGCTTGTTCATCGTGGTCGCGAAGGTTATGGAGGATTTTTGGCATTCAAAATTTACGATCTTAATCTTTCGAAATACTTCCATTGA
- the LOC123265961 gene encoding uncharacterized protein LOC123265961 — protein MNFHNLSSIEIFINNVQERAWSYYQVENAIINGDEKEDILKVIFYDFTKILTELNNMSADSRNVLSSGGLVSFISTLKKFDRKNGFFLSSKLSDKLTKIFNISETINSYVEPLLQLGTNNISDDEDVLQFCPSDANIGQNYQFEYEKQIILKEYREFVEKLTTEIKDKKWINVCGQTTSLNQAVFDYFHQVVATYLKEYVMLYYIDIIDARCLNLNPAPLLMMRQNKSLSELVDSIRLTKVLLNETNSHVYRCDANFKETMLRKPYLQLEGMMQVIVIAESYLSFYGSCNHNCELSQVDSIFYSACDEFKSCLYNHSKYHLCEKDENSSRRYEWIKGKGHTAYGNNYPFCDGKKKIVKSIYSPDQVRYCDFCMCTCIKRNPTSVHTVTAISFREQVTDITKNKVAVGVRFVESGNMIHVQIKEKDFTSNEAGVWKSLEDVYFHKLERTFYVTTHNLNFYDMKLSRDYAHPQAIAFDDLMAPKGFVVTGVRFRFAGDSAEDPKNTGLIQLQIRVTPFDYVNRKLINLNETRWIVPTYLGSRNKLDLTHPDMPTKSPLNVIDSKTNQYAKFQTSDLVKDAGQSTMPFFDAQNVEGEIDFPLGGIGLFHRGHEGYGGFLAFKIYDMNLSKLFQERSNFL, from the exons atgaattttcataatttaagtagcatagaaatatttattaataatgttcAAGAAAGAGCGTGGTCATATTATCAAGTGGAAAATGCGATAATCAACGGCGATGAGAAGGAGGATATTTTGAAAGTGATATTCtatgattttacaaaaatattgacaGAGTTAAACAATATGTCTGCTGATTCGCGAAATGTATTATCATCGGGTGGTTTAGTTTCTTTTATTtctactttgaaaaaatttgaccgtaagaatggtttttttttgagctccaAGCTATCTGATAAATTGACGAAGATATTCAATATAAGTGAAACAATAAATTCATACGTCGAGCCGCTGTTACAGTTGGGGACCAATAATATTTCTGATGATGAAGATGTGCTTCAATTCTGTCCAAGTGATGCAAACATTGGACAAAACTATCAATTTGAATATGAGAAGCAGATCATTCTCAAGGAATACAGAGAATTTGTTGAGAAACTGACGACAGAGATCAAA GATAAAAAGTGGATCAATGTTTGTGGGCAAACAACATCATTGAACCAAGCAGTTTTCGATTACTTTCATCAAGTTGTTGCCACGTATCTCAAAGAGTATGTAATGCTCTACTACATCGACATTATCGACGCACGGTGTCTCAATT TGAATCCTGCTCCATTGTTAATGATGCGTCAGAATAAGTCTCTCAGTGAATTAGTAGACAGTATTAGACTGACCAAAGTCCTCCTCAATGAAACTAACTCTCATGTATATAGATGTGATGCAAATTTCAAAGAAACCA TGCTCAGAAAGCCGTACCTCCAATTAGAAGGTATGATGCAAGTTATCGTTATTGCAGAATCATATTTGAGTTTTTATGGATCATGCAATCATAATTGTGAACTAAGTCAAGTTGATTCAATATTCTACTCAGCATGTGACGAATTCAAATCCTGCTTGTACAATCACTCTAAATATCATCTTTGTGAAAAG GACGAAAATAGTTCACGACGCTATGAGTGGATTAAAGGGAAAGGGCATACCGCTTATGGTAACAACTATCCATTCTGCGATGGTAAAAAGAAGATTGTCAAAAGTATATATTCCCCGGATCAAGTGCGTTATTGTGATTTTTGCATGTGCACTTGCATCAAACGTAACCCTACTTCAGTTCATACCGTAACCGCTATCAGTTTTCGAGAGCAAGTTACGGATATCACCAAAAACAa GGTAGCCGTAGGAGTCAGATTCGTTGAATCAGGAAACATGATTCACGTCCAGATAAAGGAGAAAGATTTTACCTCGAACGAAGCCGGGGTTTGGAAATCGCTTGAAGATGTTTACTTCCACAAGCTAGAGCGTACATTTTATGTGACAACTCATAACCTCAACTTCTACGACATGAAACTAAGCAGAGACTATGCGCATCCACAGGCTATCGCTTTTGATGATCTGATGGCTCCTAAAGGATTCGTGGTTACTGGAGTCAGGTTCAGATTCGCTGGGGATTCGGCGGAAGATCCAAAAAATACTGGATTAATTCAGTTACAAATTCGTGTGACTCCTTTTGACTATGTTAACAGGAAATTGATAAATCTCAATGAAACTCGCTGGATTGTCCCAACGTATTTGGGATCCAG GAATAAGTTGGATCTAACACATCCAGACATGCCAACTAAATCACCATTAAATGTTATTGATTCAAAGACGAACCAATATGCCAAATTTCAGACTTCGGATTTAGTAAAAGATGCTGGCCAAT CAACAATGCCGTTTTTTGATGCTCAAAATGTGGAAGGCGAGATTGACTTTCCTCTAGGAGGAATCGGATTATTTCACCGAGGTCATGAAGGTTACGGAGGGTTCTTGgcgttcaaaatttatgacaTGAATCtctcaaaattatttcaagaGCGATCGAACTTCTTGTAA